The following are encoded in a window of Calonectris borealis chromosome 17, bCalBor7.hap1.2, whole genome shotgun sequence genomic DNA:
- the ZNF335 gene encoding zinc finger protein 335 isoform X12 — MEENAVESSSDAAPQAAREEPSESGLGVGTSEAVSADSSDAASAAGPLSRADDSGVGQSSDSSGVSLEEVSESSSSTDAIPRIYLPDSSSIAQSTLVSSVSTVSQSVMVSESPQVLVHSSVITDGATIVSDSTASTSSDLGSAIDKIIESTIGPDIIQSCIAVTSAEDGGAETTQYLILQGPDDGAPMVSQVATSALANRLAIEAVADGPTSTCLDQPGPSDPSEQLEVLELPARPDQAREADGGEELDQPDMETLEEMMEVVVVQQFKCKMCQYKSVSKKTLINHMKERHFQPVGSALALKKGRPRKGASAPKTAEEEVPEEEEDDDIMDAGAIDDPEEDSDYNPAEDEPRGRQPKYSRTVPTSSEERPRRRPGRPRKFPRLEDMSQDVPEGGEVEPLVTSQSTPSHELQNSEAASSSGLENGTCESLAEPSVSQSDSENKDPSSNTGPEEADIIPRRRGRPSRRFLGKKYRKYMGRRYYYKSPKPLMRPYLCRICGSRFLTHDDLRFHVNSHEANDPQLFKCLQCSYRSRRWSSLKEHMFNHVGSKPYKCEECSYTSVYKKDVIRHSTVHSRDRKKRADPPPKLNSFPCPVCNRIYPMQKRLTQHMKTHSTEKPHMCDKCGKSFKKRYTFKMHLLTHIQAIANRRFKCEFCDYVCEDKKVLLNHQLSHMNDKPYKCSFCKYSTFREDFLVSHMAVKHTGGKPFACEFCHFTTKHKKNLRLHVHCRHADSFEEWAQRHPEEPPCRRRPFFTLQQIEELKQQHSQVQAPAEPEASPPAVPGAEPPILSQDSLGRATIIYEQDVAGSAELATQTALDLLLNMSTQRELAMGSLQVAVVKPGDSGEAQAPCESQAQEEGAEMDSEEQQQQKLVTLHMAEPGETLVQEAYEEATLGGSELQQITIPFGGTTEYSIITPISEEIQAPGTLYSSEEESPAETSHAVVVSEAVMTEEALKDHNNRYIMSSGVPGSQFHHIEPLSGDAAFPSPVEGQEAQPTGVKWPLVQCVTRQLQKDSSLSPASEGQEILSPKVKWPALQGMAKKLACKVSTAKKLSCKISTAKKFSCKICTAMFTGRAEMESHKRAHIGPSTFKCPDCPFTAALWPEVRNHMVQHASLRPHKCTHCSFASKNKKDLRRHMLTHTNEKPFACQICGQRFNRNGHLKFHMQRLHSSEGKRPGAPAAAAQQTIILNSDEDTLATLQTALQSGQAVLAPERLQQALGQEHIIVAQEQSVTSQEEATYIQEITTADGQTVQHLVTSDNQVQYIIAQDGVQHLLPHEYVVVPEGHHIQVQDGQITHIQYEQGSQFLQEPQIQYMPVSPDQQLVTQAQLEAAAHSAVSAVADAAMAQAQGVFTAEATAEQIQQLQQGIHYDVITLAD, encoded by the exons ATGGAGGAGAATGCGGTGGAGAGCAGCAGCGACGCGGCCCCGCAGGCGGCGCGGGAGGAGCCCTCCGAGAGCGGCCTGGGCGTCGGGACCTCGGAGGCCGTGTCGGCGGACAGCAGTGACGCCGCCTCGGCCGCCGGCCCCCTCTCCCGAGCGGATGATTCCGGCGTGGGCCAGAGCTCCGACAGCAGCGGCGTCTCCTTG gaAGAGGTGTCGGAGAGCAGCTCCAGCACAGATGCCATTCCCCGGATTTACCTGCCAGATTCATCTTCCATCGCCCAGTCCACCTTGGTCTCCAGTGTCTCCACCGTAAGCCAGTCGGTCATGGTGTCAGAGTCCCCACAAGTCCTGGTCCACTCCAGCGTCATCACTGACGGAGCCACGATCGTGTCAGACTCCACTGCGTCCACTTCCTCGGACCTAGGTTCTGCCATTGACAAAATCATCGAGTCCACGATTGGGCCTGACATCATCCAGA gctGCATCGCCGTGACCAGTGCAGAGGATGGTGGGGCAGAGACTACACAGTACCTCATTCTGCAGGGCCCCGATGATG GTGCCCCCATGGTGTCCCAGGTGGCCACTTCTGCTCTGGCCAATAGGTTGGCAATAGAAGCTGTTGCTGATGGACCTACCTCCACATGCCTTGACCAGCCCGGCCCTTCAGACCCTTCTGAGCAGTTGGAAGTGCTGGAGCTGCCTGCACGGCCAGATCAGGCCCGAGAGGCGGATGGTGGGGAGGAGCTGGACCAGCCAGACATGGAGACCCTGGAAGAGAtgatggaggtggtggtggtgcagcAGTTCAAGTGCAAGATGTGTCAATACAAGAGTGTCTCCAAGAAAACGCTAATTAACCACATGAAAGAGCGGCACTTCCAGCCAG TGGGTTCAGCTCTGGCTTTGAAGAAAGGACGTCCACGAAAGGGAGCATCTGCTCCAAAGACTGCGGAGGAGGAGGtcccagaagaagaagaagatgatgACATCATGGATGCTGGTGCTATTGATGACCCTGAAG AGGACAGTGACTATAACCCAGCTGAGGATGAGCCCCGTGGGCGACAGCCCAAGTACAGCCGCACTGTTCCCACATCcagcgaggagaggccgcgtcgACGCCCAGGGAGACCCCGCAAGTTTCCTCGTCTGGAGGACATGTCCCAGGATGTGCCTGAAG GAGGGGAGGTGGAGCCCTTGGTGACGTCCCAAAGCACACCGAGCCATGAGCTGCAGAACTCGGAAGCAGCCAGTTCCTCTGGCCTGGAGAACGGGACCTGCGAGAGCCTGGCGGAGCCCAGCGTCAGCCAGTCTGACTCTGAGAACAAGGACCCTTCCTCCAACACCGGCCCTGAGGAGGCAGACATCATCCCCAGGAGGCGAGGGCGGCCCTCCCGCCGCTTCCTGGGCAAGAAATACCGCAAGTACATGGGGCGCAG GTACTACTACAAGTCACCCAAGCCCCTGATGAGGCCCTACCTGTGTCGGATCTGCGGCTCACGTTTCCTCACGCACGATGATCTGCGTTTCCACGTCAACTCGCACGAGGCCAATGACCCGCAGCTCTTCAAGTGTCTTCAGTGCAGCTACCGCTCCCGGCGCTGGTCCTCCCTTAAG GAACACATGTTCAACCATGTGGGCAGCAAGCCCTACAAGTGCGAGGAGTGCAGTTACACCAGCGTTTACAAGAAGGACGTCATCCGGCACTCCACAGTGCACAGCCGGGACAG gaaaaagagaGCTGATCCG CCCCCAAAGCTGAACTCTTTCCCGTGCCCCGTATGCAACCGTATCTACCCCATGCAGAAGAGGCTTACGCAGCATATGAAGACACACAGCACAGAGAAACCACACATGTGTGACAAG TGCGGGAAGTCCTTTAAGAAGCGCTACACCTTCAAGATGCACCTGCTGACGCATATCCAGGCCATTGCCAACCGCAG GTTCAAGTGTGAGTTCTGTGACTACGTCTGCGAGGACAAAAAGGTCCTGCTGAACCACCAGCTGTCGCACATGAACGACAAGCCCTACAAGTGCAGCTTCTGCAAGTACTCCACCTTCCGGGAGGACTTCCTGGTCTCCCACATGGCTGTCAAGCACACGG GAGGGAAGCCGTTTGCTTGCGAGTTCTGTCACTTCACCACCAAGCACAAGAAGAACCTGCGCCTCCATGTGCACTGCCGCCACGCCGACTCGTTTGAGGAGTGGGCACAGAGGCACCCCGAGGAGCcaccctgccgccgccgccccttcTTCACCCTGCAGCAGATTgaggagctgaagcagcagcacagccaggtgCAGGCCCCGGCTGAGCCAGAGGCCAGTCCACCG GCTGTCCCAGGAGCAGAGCCCCCTATCCTCTCACAGGATTCCCTGGGAAGGGCCACCATCATTTACGAACAAG ATGTGGCTGGATCAGCAGAACTGGCCACGCAGACCGCCCTGGATCTCCTGCTGAACATGAGCACTCAGCGAGAGCTGGCCATGGGCTCGCTGCAG GTGGCAGTGGTGAAGCCGGGTGATTCAGGAGAGGCGCAGGCCCCCTGTGAGTCGCAGGCacaggaggagggggcagagatGGACTctgaggaacagcagcagcagaagttggTGACACTGCACATGGCAGAGCCTGGGGAGACGTTGGTGCAGGAGGCTTACGAGGAGGCAACCCTGGGTGGCTCAGAGCTGCAGCAGATCACTATCCCCTTTGGTGGGACGACAGAGTACAGCATCATCACGCCCATCAGTGAGGAGATTCAGGCTCCAGGCACGCTGTACAG CAGTGAGGAGGAGAGCCCTGCAGAGACCTCCCACGCGGTTGTAGTGAGCGAAGCTGTGATGACAGAGGAGGCCCTGAAGGACCATAACAATCGCTATATCATGTCATCCGGCGTTCCGGGGAGCCAGTTCCATCACATTGAG CCCCTCAGCGGGGATGCTGCGTTTCCCTCGCCTGTGGAGGGCCAGGAGGCACAGCCCACCGGCGTCAAGTGGCCCCTGGTGCAGTGTGTCACCAGGCAGCTCCAGAAGGACTCATCTTTATCCCCAGCCTCTGAGGGGCAGGAAATCTTATCCCCAAAGGTCAAGTGGCCTGCGCTCCAAGGCATGGCCAAGAAGCTCGCGTGCAAGGTTTCCACAGCCAAGAAGCTCTCGTGCAAGATTTCCACAGCCAAAAAGTTTTCATGCAAGATTTGCACAGCCATGTTCACAGGGAGAGCAGAAATGGAGAGTCACAAGAGAGCCCACATTGGGCCCAGCACCTTCAAGTGTCCCGACTGTCCGTTCACTGCAGCCCTCTGGCCGGAGGTTCGG AACCACATGGTCCAGCATGCCAGCCTTCGGCCGCACAAGTGCACCCACTGCAGCTTCGCCTCCAAGAACAAGAAGGACCTACGCAGGCACATGCTGACGCACACCAACGAGAAGCCCTTTGCCTGCCAGATCTGTGGGCAGAG GTTCAACCGTAATGGGCATCTCAAGTTCCACATGCAGCGTTTGCACAGCTCGGAGGGGAAGAGGCCAGGGgcacctgcagctgctgcccagcagaCCATCATACTGAACAGCGATGAGGACACGCTGGCCACCCTGCAGA cagctctgcagtccGGCCAGGCGGTGCTGGCTCCCGAGCGGCTGCAGCAGGCCCTGGGGCAGGAACACATCATCGTCGCACAGGAGCAGAGTGTCACGAGCCAG GAGGAGGCTACGTACATCCAGGAGATCACAACTGCCGATGGACAGACAGTACAGCACTTAGTGACCTCTGACAACCAG GTTCAGTACATCATTGCCCAGGATGGTGTACAGCACTTGCTTCCCCATGAGTATGTTGTTGTCCCGGAGGGACATCACATCCAG GTGCAGGATGGTCAGATCACCCACATCCAGTATGAGCAgggcagccagtttctccaggagccGCAG ATCCAGTACATGCCTGTCTCGCCTGACCAGCAGCTTGTCACCCAGGCGCAGCTGGAAGCAGCTGCACACTCAGCAGTCTCAG cagtggCTGATGCTGCGATGGCCCAGGCCCAGGGCGTGTTCACCGCTGAGGCAACAGCTGAGCAgatccagcagctgcagcaggggatCCACTACGACGTCATCACGCTGGCGGACTAG
- the ZNF335 gene encoding zinc finger protein 335 isoform X11, with protein MEENAVESSSDAAPQAAREEPSESGLGVGTSEAVSADSSDAASAAGPLSRADDSGVGQSSDSSGVSLEEVSESSSSTDAIPRIYLPDSSSIAQSTLVSSVSTVSQSVMVSESPQVLVHSSVITDGATIVSDSTASTSSDLGSAIDKIIESTIGPDIIQSCIAVTSAEDGGAETTQYLILQGPDDGAPMVSQVATSALANRLAIEAVADGPTSTCLDQPGPSDPSEQLEVLELPARPDQAREADGGEELDQPDMETLEEMMEVVVVQQFKCKMCQYKSVSKKTLINHMKERHFQPVGSALALKKGRPRKGASAPKTAEEEVPEEEEDDDIMDAGAIDDPEEDSDYNPAEDEPRGRQPKYSRTVPTSSEERPRRRPGRPRKFPRLEDMSQDVPEGGEVEPLVTSQSTPSHELQNSEAASSSGLENGTCESLAEPSVSQSDSENKDPSSNTGPEEADIIPRRRGRPSRRFLGKKYRKYMGRRYYYKSPKPLMRPYLCRICGSRFLTHDDLRFHVNSHEANDPQLFKCLQCSYRSRRWSSLKEHMFNHVGSKPYKCEECSYTSVYKKDVIRHSTVHSRDRKKRADPPPKLNSFPCPVCNRIYPMQKRLTQHMKTHSTEKPHMCDKCGKSFKKRYTFKMHLLTHIQAIANRRFKCEFCDYVCEDKKVLLNHQLSHMNDKPYKCSFCKYSTFREDFLVSHMAVKHTGGKPFACEFCHFTTKHKKNLRLHVHCRHADSFEEWAQRHPEEPPCRRRPFFTLQQIEELKQQHSQVQAPAEPEASPPAVPGAEPPILSQDSLGRATIIYEQDVAGSAELATQTALDLLLNMSTQRELAMGSLQVAVVKPGDSGEAQAPCESQAQEEGAEMDSEEQQQQKLVTLHMAEPGETLVQEAYEEATLGGSELQQITIPFGGTTEYSIITPISEEIQAPGTLYSSEEESPAETSHAVVVSEAVMTEEALKDHNNRYIMSSGVPGSQFHHIEPLSGDAAFPSPVEGQEAQPTGVKWPLVQCVTRQLQKDSSLSPASEGQEILSPKVKWPALQGMAKKLACKVSTAKKLSCKISTAKKFSCKICTAMFTGRAEMESHKRAHIGPSTFKCPDCPFTAALWPEVRNHMVQHASLRPHKCTHCSFASKNKKDLRRHMLTHTNEKPFACQICGQRFNRNGHLKFHMQRLHSSEGKRPGAPAAAAQQTIILNSDEDTLATLQTALQSGQAVLAPERLQQALGQEHIIVAQEQSVTSQEEATYIQEITTADGQTVQHLVTSDNQVQYIIAQDGVQHLLPHEYVVVPEGHHIQPHCGSCPQVQDGQITHIQYEQGSQFLQEPQIQYMPVSPDQQLVTQAQLEAAAHSAVSAVADAAMAQAQGVFTAEATAEQIQQLQQGIHYDVITLAD; from the exons ATGGAGGAGAATGCGGTGGAGAGCAGCAGCGACGCGGCCCCGCAGGCGGCGCGGGAGGAGCCCTCCGAGAGCGGCCTGGGCGTCGGGACCTCGGAGGCCGTGTCGGCGGACAGCAGTGACGCCGCCTCGGCCGCCGGCCCCCTCTCCCGAGCGGATGATTCCGGCGTGGGCCAGAGCTCCGACAGCAGCGGCGTCTCCTTG gaAGAGGTGTCGGAGAGCAGCTCCAGCACAGATGCCATTCCCCGGATTTACCTGCCAGATTCATCTTCCATCGCCCAGTCCACCTTGGTCTCCAGTGTCTCCACCGTAAGCCAGTCGGTCATGGTGTCAGAGTCCCCACAAGTCCTGGTCCACTCCAGCGTCATCACTGACGGAGCCACGATCGTGTCAGACTCCACTGCGTCCACTTCCTCGGACCTAGGTTCTGCCATTGACAAAATCATCGAGTCCACGATTGGGCCTGACATCATCCAGA gctGCATCGCCGTGACCAGTGCAGAGGATGGTGGGGCAGAGACTACACAGTACCTCATTCTGCAGGGCCCCGATGATG GTGCCCCCATGGTGTCCCAGGTGGCCACTTCTGCTCTGGCCAATAGGTTGGCAATAGAAGCTGTTGCTGATGGACCTACCTCCACATGCCTTGACCAGCCCGGCCCTTCAGACCCTTCTGAGCAGTTGGAAGTGCTGGAGCTGCCTGCACGGCCAGATCAGGCCCGAGAGGCGGATGGTGGGGAGGAGCTGGACCAGCCAGACATGGAGACCCTGGAAGAGAtgatggaggtggtggtggtgcagcAGTTCAAGTGCAAGATGTGTCAATACAAGAGTGTCTCCAAGAAAACGCTAATTAACCACATGAAAGAGCGGCACTTCCAGCCAG TGGGTTCAGCTCTGGCTTTGAAGAAAGGACGTCCACGAAAGGGAGCATCTGCTCCAAAGACTGCGGAGGAGGAGGtcccagaagaagaagaagatgatgACATCATGGATGCTGGTGCTATTGATGACCCTGAAG AGGACAGTGACTATAACCCAGCTGAGGATGAGCCCCGTGGGCGACAGCCCAAGTACAGCCGCACTGTTCCCACATCcagcgaggagaggccgcgtcgACGCCCAGGGAGACCCCGCAAGTTTCCTCGTCTGGAGGACATGTCCCAGGATGTGCCTGAAG GAGGGGAGGTGGAGCCCTTGGTGACGTCCCAAAGCACACCGAGCCATGAGCTGCAGAACTCGGAAGCAGCCAGTTCCTCTGGCCTGGAGAACGGGACCTGCGAGAGCCTGGCGGAGCCCAGCGTCAGCCAGTCTGACTCTGAGAACAAGGACCCTTCCTCCAACACCGGCCCTGAGGAGGCAGACATCATCCCCAGGAGGCGAGGGCGGCCCTCCCGCCGCTTCCTGGGCAAGAAATACCGCAAGTACATGGGGCGCAG GTACTACTACAAGTCACCCAAGCCCCTGATGAGGCCCTACCTGTGTCGGATCTGCGGCTCACGTTTCCTCACGCACGATGATCTGCGTTTCCACGTCAACTCGCACGAGGCCAATGACCCGCAGCTCTTCAAGTGTCTTCAGTGCAGCTACCGCTCCCGGCGCTGGTCCTCCCTTAAG GAACACATGTTCAACCATGTGGGCAGCAAGCCCTACAAGTGCGAGGAGTGCAGTTACACCAGCGTTTACAAGAAGGACGTCATCCGGCACTCCACAGTGCACAGCCGGGACAG gaaaaagagaGCTGATCCG CCCCCAAAGCTGAACTCTTTCCCGTGCCCCGTATGCAACCGTATCTACCCCATGCAGAAGAGGCTTACGCAGCATATGAAGACACACAGCACAGAGAAACCACACATGTGTGACAAG TGCGGGAAGTCCTTTAAGAAGCGCTACACCTTCAAGATGCACCTGCTGACGCATATCCAGGCCATTGCCAACCGCAG GTTCAAGTGTGAGTTCTGTGACTACGTCTGCGAGGACAAAAAGGTCCTGCTGAACCACCAGCTGTCGCACATGAACGACAAGCCCTACAAGTGCAGCTTCTGCAAGTACTCCACCTTCCGGGAGGACTTCCTGGTCTCCCACATGGCTGTCAAGCACACGG GAGGGAAGCCGTTTGCTTGCGAGTTCTGTCACTTCACCACCAAGCACAAGAAGAACCTGCGCCTCCATGTGCACTGCCGCCACGCCGACTCGTTTGAGGAGTGGGCACAGAGGCACCCCGAGGAGCcaccctgccgccgccgccccttcTTCACCCTGCAGCAGATTgaggagctgaagcagcagcacagccaggtgCAGGCCCCGGCTGAGCCAGAGGCCAGTCCACCG GCTGTCCCAGGAGCAGAGCCCCCTATCCTCTCACAGGATTCCCTGGGAAGGGCCACCATCATTTACGAACAAG ATGTGGCTGGATCAGCAGAACTGGCCACGCAGACCGCCCTGGATCTCCTGCTGAACATGAGCACTCAGCGAGAGCTGGCCATGGGCTCGCTGCAG GTGGCAGTGGTGAAGCCGGGTGATTCAGGAGAGGCGCAGGCCCCCTGTGAGTCGCAGGCacaggaggagggggcagagatGGACTctgaggaacagcagcagcagaagttggTGACACTGCACATGGCAGAGCCTGGGGAGACGTTGGTGCAGGAGGCTTACGAGGAGGCAACCCTGGGTGGCTCAGAGCTGCAGCAGATCACTATCCCCTTTGGTGGGACGACAGAGTACAGCATCATCACGCCCATCAGTGAGGAGATTCAGGCTCCAGGCACGCTGTACAG CAGTGAGGAGGAGAGCCCTGCAGAGACCTCCCACGCGGTTGTAGTGAGCGAAGCTGTGATGACAGAGGAGGCCCTGAAGGACCATAACAATCGCTATATCATGTCATCCGGCGTTCCGGGGAGCCAGTTCCATCACATTGAG CCCCTCAGCGGGGATGCTGCGTTTCCCTCGCCTGTGGAGGGCCAGGAGGCACAGCCCACCGGCGTCAAGTGGCCCCTGGTGCAGTGTGTCACCAGGCAGCTCCAGAAGGACTCATCTTTATCCCCAGCCTCTGAGGGGCAGGAAATCTTATCCCCAAAGGTCAAGTGGCCTGCGCTCCAAGGCATGGCCAAGAAGCTCGCGTGCAAGGTTTCCACAGCCAAGAAGCTCTCGTGCAAGATTTCCACAGCCAAAAAGTTTTCATGCAAGATTTGCACAGCCATGTTCACAGGGAGAGCAGAAATGGAGAGTCACAAGAGAGCCCACATTGGGCCCAGCACCTTCAAGTGTCCCGACTGTCCGTTCACTGCAGCCCTCTGGCCGGAGGTTCGG AACCACATGGTCCAGCATGCCAGCCTTCGGCCGCACAAGTGCACCCACTGCAGCTTCGCCTCCAAGAACAAGAAGGACCTACGCAGGCACATGCTGACGCACACCAACGAGAAGCCCTTTGCCTGCCAGATCTGTGGGCAGAG GTTCAACCGTAATGGGCATCTCAAGTTCCACATGCAGCGTTTGCACAGCTCGGAGGGGAAGAGGCCAGGGgcacctgcagctgctgcccagcagaCCATCATACTGAACAGCGATGAGGACACGCTGGCCACCCTGCAGA cagctctgcagtccGGCCAGGCGGTGCTGGCTCCCGAGCGGCTGCAGCAGGCCCTGGGGCAGGAACACATCATCGTCGCACAGGAGCAGAGTGTCACGAGCCAG GAGGAGGCTACGTACATCCAGGAGATCACAACTGCCGATGGACAGACAGTACAGCACTTAGTGACCTCTGACAACCAG GTTCAGTACATCATTGCCCAGGATGGTGTACAGCACTTGCTTCCCCATGAGTATGTTGTTGTCCCGGAGGGACATCACATCCAG CCTCACTGTGGCTCTTGTCCCCAGGTGCAGGATGGTCAGATCACCCACATCCAGTATGAGCAgggcagccagtttctccaggagccGCAG ATCCAGTACATGCCTGTCTCGCCTGACCAGCAGCTTGTCACCCAGGCGCAGCTGGAAGCAGCTGCACACTCAGCAGTCTCAG cagtggCTGATGCTGCGATGGCCCAGGCCCAGGGCGTGTTCACCGCTGAGGCAACAGCTGAGCAgatccagcagctgcagcaggggatCCACTACGACGTCATCACGCTGGCGGACTAG